CCGCTGGTAATGTCCACCTGGCCGCCGCCGAAGGTCACCGCGTACAGCCCGTGCTTGACGGATCCGACGATTTCATCCGGAGTCGAGTCGCCGGGTAGCATGAAGGTATTGGTCATGCGTGGAAGCGGTTGATGGGCGTAACTTTCGCGTCGACCGTTGCCTGTCGGTTCCACGCCCATCAGGCGCGCATTCAATCGATCCTGCAGATACCCGCGCAGGATCCCGCGCTCGATCAGGACGGTGCGGCTGGTCGGCGTTCCCTCGTCGTCGACATTCAGCGATCCGCGACGGCCGGGGATCGTACCGTCGTCCACCACCGTGACAAGCTCGGAGGCTACCCGCTGTCCGATTCGGTCGGTGAAGGCCGAGGTCTTCTTTCGGTTAAAATCGCCTTCGAGACCGTGGCCGATCGCCTCGTGTAACAAGATGCCTGGCCATCCGGGACCGAGGACGACGTCCATCGTCCCGGCAGGAGCATCGGCGGCACTGAGGTTCATGATGGCCAAGCGAACGGCCTCCTGGGCATAGCGCTCGAAACGGTTCCCTTCCAAAAAGAACTCAAAGTCGGCCCGACCGCCCCCACCCCAGGATCCTATCTGTCGATTTGCGCCCTCTTGGGCGATGCAGGTGACGCTCAGGCGTGAGAGCGGCTGGATATCGCCGACCATGACGCCGGCAGAGGTTGCGATCAGGACGATCTTGGACTCGCAGGCAAATGATGCCATCACCTGAACGATCCGGGAGTCCGCTTTTCTGGCGATGGTATCGATCTGTTGGAGCAGATCGATCTTCTTTTCCAGCGGAATCTCTATCGGTTGGAGGTGAACCGGGTACAAATTATGGGGAGGTGCGCCGCCGACCTTGACCGGTGGAGGAGTCCCGACGCCCGCCCGCTCAGCGATCCCTTTGGCCCGTGAGCCGGCAAGTTCCAGGTTCTCTACGCTGATCTCGTCGGAAAAGGCGTATCCGGTCTTCTCGTGAGCGAGGGCCCTGACGCCGACCCCCTGGTTGATGTTCTTCGTTGCCTGCTTGATCATCCCCTCCTCAAGCAGCAAGGACTCGCTGATCCTGTACTCGAAGTACAGGTCGGCGTCATCGATCTGCGCGCCGAGGGCGGCTCCCAATCCCCGCTCAAGATGCCGCTCCGTCAATCCGAACTTCTCCAGGAAAAATCGCTCCGGTTTCATCGGGTGTATCGTCATCTATGTACTTGCCCCCTTTTCTCCTGCAAAGGTACTCTGCGAAATACCACTACTTCGAAAGCCTCCCTCGCCTGCGTCATTGCGAGGGAGCGTAGCGACCGAGG
This genomic interval from Candidatus Methylomirabilis tolerans contains the following:
- the tldD gene encoding metalloprotease TldD, whose translation is MTIHPMKPERFFLEKFGLTERHLERGLGAALGAQIDDADLYFEYRISESLLLEEGMIKQATKNINQGVGVRALAHEKTGYAFSDEISVENLELAGSRAKGIAERAGVGTPPPVKVGGAPPHNLYPVHLQPIEIPLEKKIDLLQQIDTIARKADSRIVQVMASFACESKIVLIATSAGVMVGDIQPLSRLSVTCIAQEGANRQIGSWGGGGRADFEFFLEGNRFERYAQEAVRLAIMNLSAADAPAGTMDVVLGPGWPGILLHEAIGHGLEGDFNRKKTSAFTDRIGQRVASELVTVVDDGTIPGRRGSLNVDDEGTPTSRTVLIERGILRGYLQDRLNARLMGVEPTGNGRRESYAHQPLPRMTNTFMLPGDSTPDEIVGSVKHGLYAVTFGGGQVDITSGKFVFSASEAYLIEDGKITKPVKGATLIGHGPEVLTRVTMVGNDLKLDEGVGTCGKDGQSVPVGVGLPTIKIEGLTVGGTLGMPKGGSAQ